A genome region from candidate division KSB1 bacterium includes the following:
- a CDS encoding DUF2179 domain-containing protein, which produces MQETIFATDFGRWVLLPALIFLARVSDVSIGTIRIIFVSRGQKLLAPLLGFFEIMIWLLAIGQIMHNLSNFLCVFAYAAGFSTGNLVGIWIEKKLAVGKVLVRIITQKGANNLVESLREHGFGATHIPAEGSRGPVSVIYSIINRKDIYKIYKMINHFNPKSFYTIEDIRELNYGIFPERISLAPRLTFMNRIRSTRIFTKHKEK; this is translated from the coding sequence ATGCAGGAAACAATTTTTGCCACGGATTTCGGCAGATGGGTACTCTTGCCCGCACTCATTTTTTTGGCCAGAGTCAGCGATGTCTCTATCGGAACGATTCGCATTATCTTTGTTTCGCGGGGGCAAAAATTACTGGCGCCGCTGCTGGGATTTTTTGAAATCATGATCTGGCTTTTGGCTATTGGCCAGATTATGCATAATTTGAGTAACTTTTTATGCGTGTTTGCCTATGCAGCAGGATTCTCAACCGGCAATCTGGTGGGAATCTGGATCGAAAAAAAACTGGCGGTCGGCAAAGTATTGGTGCGTATCATCACACAAAAAGGTGCAAATAATCTTGTGGAATCATTGCGTGAGCACGGATTCGGTGCCACTCATATTCCAGCGGAAGGTTCTCGCGGACCGGTCAGCGTTATATACAGCATAATCAATCGCAAAGATATCTATAAAATATACAAGATGATCAACCATTTTAACCCCAAGTCCTTTTATACAATTGAAGATATCCGCGAACTCAACTATGGCATTTTCCCGGAACGAATATCTCTGGCTCCCCGTTTGACATTCATGAATCGAATCCGCTCAACCCGCATCTTTACAAAACATAAAGAAAAATAG
- the smc gene encoding chromosome segregation protein SMC, whose amino-acid sequence MKLVELNIVGFKSFAKKTHILMHDGITAIVGPNGCGKSNIVDAIRWVMGEQRTSALRSEKMDNVIFSGSASAKAVGMAEVSLRIENDDNRLPVDYSEVVITRRLFRSGESQYLINGNQCRLKDINDLFMDTGMTGQSYSVIELPQVDKILNGAPEERSRIFEEAAGITKFKQRRRLTLRKLDATEKDLNRVNDILAEVEKKVRSLQRQVTKARRYQELSEELKDQDIKLATHDYVNLIDELEPLETKRNHLVDEREEVMASLSNKEADFESCKTRLLELEQKLSHEQSTYNNYYKNIQKFEERVLVNKERIRSLEEMQKRYDDEREHLVEQLNSLEQDLDQANYETKRVKKDLDAAKEQYATLNTEYQSVRQDYDDKRAAFKDKEAEILYITEQISSKLNEGERLRATEESLSQRMQDIDAHVTRQKEQFHDISRSLSELRTAEAELTQRYEQTLEHHTQAERKANEARSAADGLRKTDLQDQNRIEVLENNAEMIRKVLENYQDYPSGVRYLATLKSDNFKSFGTVANALHVDSEHRTAISAALGEAAAYLIVNNINDATTGIGLLQQERKGVVSFLPLEAIPDGHSEHPHIEDLGVVDWADQVVRCQDRFRPILNMLLTPFLIVQDLETANRLYETAAGKKVNLVTLAGEVLGHWGLIRGGSHSKRQSDFVGRQEELEQIQNEMQEIKQASERRQQRIQELDASETETRQQAESLQEELKNLEQELSRKRVDLGRVEYEYKSIRESIETQTSEKQELFKRVTAVGKI is encoded by the coding sequence GTGAAACTTGTAGAACTGAACATAGTCGGATTCAAGTCGTTTGCGAAAAAGACCCATATCCTGATGCATGACGGCATTACCGCCATCGTCGGTCCAAACGGCTGTGGAAAAAGTAATATTGTCGACGCGATACGCTGGGTCATGGGAGAACAACGCACCAGCGCACTCCGAAGTGAAAAAATGGACAATGTCATTTTCAGCGGTTCGGCAAGCGCCAAAGCCGTTGGCATGGCTGAAGTGTCTTTGCGCATCGAAAATGATGATAACAGATTGCCGGTTGATTACTCTGAAGTGGTGATCACCCGCCGTCTCTTTCGTTCCGGAGAGAGCCAGTACCTGATTAACGGCAACCAATGCCGTCTCAAAGACATCAATGATCTTTTCATGGACACCGGAATGACCGGTCAATCCTATTCTGTTATCGAACTGCCGCAGGTGGACAAAATTTTGAACGGCGCTCCGGAAGAACGCAGCCGCATTTTTGAAGAAGCCGCAGGCATCACAAAATTCAAACAGCGCCGCCGGCTCACCTTGCGAAAACTGGATGCCACAGAAAAAGACCTGAACCGCGTGAATGACATTTTAGCAGAAGTTGAGAAAAAAGTCCGCAGTCTGCAACGCCAGGTCACCAAGGCCCGCCGCTATCAGGAACTGTCTGAAGAACTGAAAGACCAGGACATCAAACTGGCCACTCATGATTACGTGAACCTGATCGATGAACTTGAACCGCTTGAGACAAAACGCAATCATCTGGTCGATGAACGCGAGGAGGTCATGGCATCCCTTTCCAACAAGGAAGCCGATTTTGAATCCTGCAAAACCCGGCTCCTGGAACTGGAACAGAAACTCTCGCATGAACAATCGACCTATAACAATTATTATAAAAATATTCAAAAATTTGAAGAACGTGTACTGGTCAACAAAGAGCGTATCCGCAGTCTCGAGGAAATGCAAAAGCGCTATGACGATGAACGCGAACATCTGGTCGAGCAGCTGAACAGTCTGGAACAGGACCTGGATCAAGCCAATTACGAAACCAAACGCGTCAAAAAAGATCTAGATGCCGCCAAAGAACAATACGCAACGTTAAATACCGAATATCAATCCGTTCGTCAGGACTATGATGACAAACGGGCGGCGTTCAAGGATAAAGAAGCCGAGATTTTGTACATCACGGAACAAATCTCGTCAAAGTTGAACGAAGGAGAGCGACTGCGTGCGACAGAAGAAAGTCTCAGCCAGCGCATGCAGGACATTGATGCCCATGTAACCCGGCAAAAAGAACAGTTTCATGACATTTCACGGTCATTGAGCGAACTCCGAACCGCTGAAGCGGAACTGACGCAGCGCTATGAACAGACCCTTGAACATCACACGCAGGCTGAACGCAAGGCCAATGAAGCCCGCAGTGCAGCGGACGGTTTACGCAAAACGGACTTGCAGGATCAGAACCGCATCGAGGTTTTGGAAAACAATGCTGAAATGATTCGAAAGGTTTTGGAAAACTATCAGGATTACCCCTCGGGCGTTCGCTATCTTGCCACATTGAAATCAGATAATTTCAAATCGTTCGGAACTGTGGCCAATGCGTTGCATGTCGATTCTGAACATCGCACCGCCATTTCCGCGGCATTGGGCGAGGCTGCGGCTTATCTGATCGTTAACAATATCAACGACGCCACCACCGGTATCGGGCTGCTTCAGCAGGAACGCAAAGGCGTGGTATCATTTTTACCTCTTGAAGCCATACCCGACGGTCATTCAGAACATCCTCACATTGAAGACCTGGGGGTGGTAGACTGGGCGGATCAGGTCGTACGCTGTCAAGACCGCTTTCGCCCCATCTTGAATATGTTGCTAACTCCCTTTCTCATTGTTCAGGATCTTGAAACTGCGAACCGTCTCTATGAGACAGCCGCGGGTAAAAAGGTCAATCTGGTCACACTTGCCGGTGAAGTTCTGGGGCATTGGGGACTGATACGCGGAGGCAGCCACAGCAAACGTCAATCTGATTTTGTCGGACGTCAGGAAGAACTGGAACAGATTCAAAACGAAATGCAGGAAATCAAACAAGCTTCCGAACGCCGTCAACAGAGAATCCAGGAACTGGATGCCTCTGAAACGGAAACAAGACAACAGGCGGAATCGCTTCAGGAAGAGCTCAAAAATCTGGAGCAGGAGTTGTCCCGCAAACGCGTTGATCTCGGGCGGGTTGAATATGAATACAAAAGCATCCGGGAATCCATAGAAACCCAAACGTCTGAAAAACAGGAACTCTTTAAACGGGTCACAGCAGTGGGGAAAATCTGA
- a CDS encoding AAA family ATPase translates to MQNIEKETISASEKVHHIQVKVAEMSSEFNGSERQRDSVREQIQSTQKMIEQRDRENAQAFKEIEELNQVNKEYNERIGHMQEKLQEAKEKLEELEDEQYNVNVQTDEQEKEIREYRKQAEQQNQAIHEADLRLSELRMKRDSLTAQMQEEYEFKLTRQPKDPDFNIEQAREKTREIREHIKKMGPVNLLALKEYEAEKERFDFLSSQRDDLLKAKGDLAETINIINNTAKEKLEETFTDIQKNFTQVFQNFFHGGRANLVLREGEDPLDINVDIYAAPAGKKPASLQLLSGGEKSLTAVSLLFAIYLVKPSPFCIFDEVDAPLDDKNVQRFATALNELSDGTQFIIVTHNKLTMRSAKQLYGVTMEQEGVSKVVSVKFENAEQYVEQE, encoded by the coding sequence GTGCAGAATATCGAGAAAGAGACCATCAGCGCATCGGAAAAAGTGCATCATATCCAGGTCAAAGTGGCCGAAATGTCGAGTGAATTCAATGGCTCCGAACGCCAACGCGATTCTGTACGCGAACAGATACAGAGCACCCAGAAAATGATCGAGCAGCGGGATCGGGAAAATGCACAGGCTTTTAAAGAAATTGAAGAGCTGAATCAAGTCAATAAAGAGTACAATGAACGTATCGGACACATGCAGGAAAAACTGCAGGAAGCAAAAGAAAAACTGGAAGAACTCGAGGATGAACAGTACAATGTGAACGTGCAAACCGATGAGCAGGAAAAAGAAATCCGGGAATACCGCAAACAGGCCGAACAGCAGAATCAGGCGATCCATGAAGCGGACCTGAGATTGTCCGAGCTGCGCATGAAGCGCGACTCGTTGACCGCTCAGATGCAGGAAGAGTATGAATTCAAACTCACCCGCCAGCCCAAAGACCCGGACTTTAATATTGAACAAGCACGCGAAAAAACCCGTGAAATTCGCGAACACATCAAAAAAATGGGACCGGTCAACCTGCTTGCCCTGAAAGAGTACGAAGCAGAAAAAGAACGCTTTGACTTTTTATCAAGTCAACGCGATGATTTGCTCAAAGCCAAGGGCGACCTTGCCGAAACGATCAATATCATCAACAATACAGCCAAGGAAAAACTGGAAGAGACCTTTACCGATATTCAGAAAAATTTTACCCAGGTGTTCCAGAACTTTTTCCACGGCGGCCGCGCAAATTTGGTATTGCGCGAGGGCGAAGACCCGCTTGACATCAATGTGGACATTTACGCCGCACCCGCCGGGAAAAAACCGGCATCCCTGCAGCTGCTTTCAGGCGGAGAAAAGTCCCTGACCGCTGTATCCCTGTTGTTTGCTATTTACCTGGTCAAGCCCAGCCCGTTTTGCATTTTTGACGAGGTGGATGCACCGCTTGACGACAAAAATGTTCAGCGGTTTGCCACAGCCCTCAATGAGCTGTCTGACGGCACCCAGTTTATCATCGTGACACACAACAAGTTGACCATGCGTTCCGCCAAACAATTATACGGTGTCACCATGGAACAGGAAGGCGTGTCCAAAGTAGTATCTGTAAAATTTGAAAACGCAGAACAGTATGTTGAACAGGAGTGA
- a CDS encoding GWxTD domain-containing protein: protein MLKHLLFSAFLTVFCTAGLAQDTTIVKESEFFLNLDWTRFRGNDSLTYFEFSGAVSRNLPTYQQENDRYSGEFIVDAAVFQHDSLIERKIWRNVDHVDSLSQVQSDKMLSFINHFFLSPGNYQLSLSVFDAVDSINTVSRSLSVPIIGFSDSLAMSDVQMASHIEQSRDKGPFVKNGFRVLPNTSRIYGLSLPILYTYAEIYNLSSPKEAKYNTYSVEYNIYDTDANRAKPPVRRVFQKPGHSAVAVNQITVTNLFSGTYLLNVKVVDHDLNDSLSVNRKFYVYRRDDFAKNSQPRQTSQKGSSFKASYYDQLNEKELDQEFQYLRYINTRKDRKVWKGLSLSEKREFLPSLWMEYDKSPETPINEFKRQYLQRIQQANALFGNNNKAGWKTDRGRILVIYGRPDDVERNSIVGIEREYHVWHYYDILGGAIFVFVDKRDLGNLELVHSTAPRELHDPDWQRWITR, encoded by the coding sequence ATGTTAAAACATCTATTATTTTCAGCGTTTCTCACTGTATTCTGCACCGCCGGCCTGGCACAGGATACAACAATCGTAAAAGAGTCAGAGTTTTTTCTAAACCTGGACTGGACTCGCTTCAGAGGAAATGACTCTTTAACCTATTTCGAGTTCAGCGGGGCTGTCAGCAGGAATTTGCCCACTTATCAACAGGAAAACGACAGGTATTCCGGAGAGTTTATCGTGGATGCCGCAGTGTTTCAACATGATTCATTGATTGAGCGGAAAATCTGGCGAAATGTTGACCATGTGGACAGCCTTTCGCAAGTACAATCAGATAAAATGCTGTCTTTTATCAATCATTTTTTTCTCAGTCCCGGCAATTATCAGCTATCGCTCTCCGTTTTTGATGCTGTAGACTCTATAAATACGGTCTCTCGATCATTGTCAGTACCCATCATTGGTTTTTCAGACTCTTTGGCTATGAGTGATGTTCAAATGGCATCACATATTGAACAATCCAGAGACAAAGGGCCCTTTGTTAAAAACGGCTTCCGGGTGCTGCCGAACACATCAAGGATCTATGGTCTAAGCTTACCCATTTTATACACATATGCTGAAATTTATAATCTGTCCAGCCCCAAAGAGGCAAAGTATAACACGTATTCGGTCGAATATAACATCTATGATACAGATGCAAACAGGGCAAAGCCTCCTGTCCGGCGCGTTTTTCAAAAGCCCGGACATTCAGCCGTTGCCGTCAACCAGATAACCGTTACCAATCTGTTCTCGGGAACGTATTTACTCAATGTAAAAGTCGTGGATCACGATTTAAATGATTCATTATCCGTGAATCGTAAATTTTATGTGTACCGTCGGGATGATTTTGCAAAAAATAGTCAGCCCCGGCAGACATCCCAAAAAGGCAGTTCATTCAAGGCCTCTTATTATGATCAGCTGAATGAAAAAGAACTGGATCAGGAATTTCAGTACCTGCGTTATATAAACACCCGGAAAGACCGCAAAGTATGGAAAGGCTTGTCCCTGTCAGAAAAACGCGAGTTCTTACCGTCTCTCTGGATGGAATATGATAAAAGTCCCGAGACACCGATCAATGAATTTAAACGCCAATATTTACAGCGTATTCAACAGGCAAATGCGCTGTTCGGCAACAACAACAAGGCAGGCTGGAAGACGGATCGGGGGCGTATACTGGTGATCTATGGGCGGCCCGATGATGTCGAACGCAACTCGATCGTAGGCATTGAACGCGAATATCACGTCTGGCACTATTATGACATTTTAGGCGGCGCTATCTTTGTGTTTGTTGACAAACGGGATCTGGGCAATCTTGAGCTTGTACATTCCACCGCCCCCAGGGAACTGCATGATCCGGACTGGCAACGCTGGATAACCAGATAG